The genomic DNA ccggggggatcccaggggacagggaccctgctaggcatgaacagcattgaacttgttgggagaaattgtgagggggagctggggcagagtgaccaacccagtgacctgacagagccctgctgggatgtcacacagcccctctgggatgtcacagcctgctctgtgatatcgCAACCTATTCTGTAATGTCACACTattggtctctgatgttacagccaactcCATGATGTCATAGTTGCTCTGTGATATCAGACTGCTGCCCCGTGCtctcacagcttgctctgtgatgtcataaatgcaatctgtgatgctgtagcttctccatgacctccaATCCTCCACTCTgggatgtcatagcccactctatgatttcatgttaccagatgatcaattgtctccaccatgtgagctcacacctggaccttgttctccaaaaccccaggcctatggaaaccacacaatgcccattgtgtgagaaggggaactggaagttcagcagcctcagtgtcctgccagctcagccaggcccactggaacattggggtccacaaccaccagggaccaccagagagacccccaggacagaagaacacatgggaaaaTGGGAGGGAATATATGTTAATGAttatggggaaattattatcatatgtatgtttagtctgggaaaatcaatgaatatgtatgcgaAATACAGaagataaacagaaactttcctgcactcagcctgcacaGCTTTATTCAGctttgcatccagctgaataaagaatgctgcttctttatgctacattggtgttaaggagttttctgttttaccaaatttttggtaacactcccactgccaaggaaagctctgtctcctacTGTTCACAaaaagagaagggctggtggcagatgtgggggtcagaggctgcctggggcacagtgaccatgaaataatcaacttttcaatgttctgttgtcaagaaggaagggcagcaacaaaacttctacactggaattaggaagggcagactctgGTCTATTtgggatgctgatttggggagtacaaAATTGGGTCCTGATTTTTTTAAGAGacacagcccttaaaaacaaaggggtccaggcaGGATGGACACgattcaagaaagtaatcttaaggagaAAGGAGTagcctgtcctagtgtggcaaGAGATGAGCTatagaggaaaatgactggcctggctgcccatggtaATTTTGTGGGAATTCAGGGGAAAAAGAatcagcaactcaggaagtgtttaaggatgtccttaGGTTAtgcaaaagaaaattagaaaggtGTAAGCTCAATCAGAACATAAAATAGCCcattctgtcaaaaaaaaaaaaagtttttaaaaaaagtatatagcaaaaggagggaggagaatgtctactctttattggatgcagtggagaatatagaaactaaagacaaGGAAAATGCTGAGCTACTTAATACCTTGTTTGCCTCAATTTTCAATATAAAGAGAGGTTGTCCTCAGGATAAGtttttctcctgagctggtagatgggcacagggagcagaacaggccccctgtaatccaggaggaagcagttggtgacctgctgagacactcagatgctcacaggtttatgggatcagatgggatccatcccagggggatgagggagctgtggatgagctccccaagctgctctccatcatttaccatcagtgctggctcaccagggaggtcccagaggactggaggtgccagtgtgagcccatccccaagaagggctggaaggaggatgtggggaattccaggcctgtcagcctgacctggatgcctggcaaggttatggaacagattacCTTGaatgccatcccagggcacccacaggatggctgagggatcagagccagccagcatggatttaggggtggcaggtcctgcctgaccaacctggtctccttttatgaccaggtgatccacctgtggatgcaggaaatgctgtggatgttgtgtacctggactCCATCAGAGCCTTTGACTCTATCTCTGTCAGCATTCCCtgaaaaagctgcagcccacagcttgggcatgttctctcctcactgggagatttaagaactgcctggaggctgggcccagagagtggtggggatggtgctgcacccagctggtgtccaagcactggtggtgtcccccagggatctgtccTGGGCcgagtcctgtttaatatcttcactaatgatctgggtgaggggatcgagtccaccattcacaaatttcagacagcaccaagctgggtgtgagtgtggatctgctggagggcaggacaagaagacacagccctaagctgcaccaggggaggttcaggctggacaataggaagaggttcttcacagaaagggtgagtgggaactcgaatgggctggccaggggggaggtggcagagtcactgtccctctccagtgggacttagtggcatggtctgggtgacaaggcagtattagggcattggttggacttgataatcccaaaggtcttttccagcctatttgattctgtcattctgtgatgactgggacactctggggccattttgacactgcagggccttgtggaactgataggaccatggtgacaccatgcagccccacagatccAGGGTGCATGGTGGTGCtctgttataaatgagaagcttgactaggccaatattcaagcagcacacaatttatttattaatatggtaaagtatgagcaaaacagtgctgggtacagtgggggaagttttccctccagctgcacaccgatagttaaaatttacaggtatttatagggatattcatcagctttctcagcagtttgtattcccaatttttatgtcacaattctgtacactattgtgatttagtttttctcaggacttatcccagaaaggagtatccccagatggtggggtCCAgcttccgaaagaagaaagacggatcccatctggtgaggtccagctctccagatgtgggtccaccttttaattgcaaggactataaatctcataacagtgatgtccagcttcccttggtagAAACTATAAATCCtggagttgatgttcatcttcctttctcaagctgcttttcactgttttgttaagatgtgagataagcatgtttccttttatatattctaaagctatagtttcaaagatccttactacaagaaATATTCTACAATCATACTTCAAatggttattattgcaaaactctttaaggctaaGCTACAAGCAGAAAACACTTGTCAAAAAGCAATATCTAAAACTTTAaatcaaatgctcctaaatcaacttaagacatATAAAAGTTAATTACAAATTAAGGATAgattcaaaggccttcttcaatACTTTAATTTCCTCAGTTatttattagaatttgtctttataaatgTCCCAAGTTTGGTTTCCACGCATaatacaatcacaaatacacactttGCCTGTATGTATCCGACAAGAAAcagagctttgtatttcacaaaagctgtgcccatttctgttcattgctgctctgatggggatcaGCCACTTGCAGGTTCCTCAGCCATATGAAGGGTGATGATGAATTttcttactccagaggcctcttctttcctgAGCTTTTCagctcaggaattcagtgagaaagacTCATAAACATTCGTCCAAAACACCTGAACCAgaaaagcccctgggaataatttagGTTTTCAATTGTTCTGTGATTAATTGGAAAAATTTAAGACATGTATTCAAAGTCAGTCTGctatactgaaaaataaaaagcagagatAACTGTTTTTCCCTGTTGTCTTTTCCTCCTTATAGTTTAGTATCAGCAATgcccaattgatattgaccccctgCGCCTTCTAATACACTCTGATCAGATATGAAAATCCACATCCTTCACAGCTTAAAgtcaataacactttgtcccaCCCCCTCTCCACAATTTCACTCATCCaaccctggcactgctgtgcatcaggaatggtgtggccagcaagaGAAGGGACGTcaatcttcccctgtgctcagcactgcttgggcagcacctcgagtgctgtttgcagttctaggccccccaatttaggaaggaaatGGAGGGACTGGAGCGTGTCCAgaaaaggctggggaggggtctggaacacaagtcctgtgaggagtggctgtggttgtttatcctggagaagaggaggctcaggggagacaaggcagtgtcagggcacaggttggacttgatgatctccagggccttttccaaccttgctgattctgggattctctgaaaccacccttggagcagttgcaggaggagccctgggcctcctcttcagaaactccagcagcccaggtcgctCAGCTTGTCCtcgcagccccaaagcccatcctgtcagtcctgaagagcctctgcagctcctcctcactgcccagaacagggagccccagagctagACACAGCAGACCAGATGTgaccccctggcctggggtgcctctggcaagagagcagcaccaggcactgcaggagcctgcagacaattcctgcagcacttgtaggatgatcctgctccccaagggacgttcccatggggccaagtcaggaactgcaatgaggAGTGAggccagagagggaagggcaaacagggatgggctgtttgcaggggagggaacagggctgtgcaacaggaagaaatttgttactagggaagagtaaagaaagcaaaggtgaagcaagggaaatgctcagggcagtttgggggtggctgccaggcagccctggctctgaacaacagcatctgcagtgggacaggaaactcccatctgatgggaacaaacttactggctgactgcagaggccacaacaaacctgagtggtttccctggtgtcccccagcccttgctggccccaggggctgatggcatttgtgctccctcaggttcatgtccccacaccaacagcatgggagtgctcccgcctgctgtgtgcaatgcaaacagggggtgctgagccagtgctgccgtgtctgtgcctgcaaggatggggcacctgtgtgagctgggggagaggccagggctgcagaggggggatattgttggcagctccatgaggacgctctgggacgctgccctgggctgtgcagtgcactgaggatggatcagcccctgctctgctgctgcttcccgtctcccccagggctcttgcagagccccagccatgctgtttgcccctagcctgcccacggccagcctggggctgctcacaggggttttctgtgctgagcattggcctgggcatgttcttgagagagcctgggcaaggagcctggagcccccaggccctgacctgaggcatcaatgctgccccagcagtgcccatggcctgtccctgctgtaaCCCCGGTACTGccactcccagggctgtgcccggccccgagagcactcaggccctacagcaacagcAGGGTCACTGGGgtagcggggcagggccacggcagtaGCACTGGcgacaccaagtgctgctgctgctggacacagctgctgtgccagccctgatctgcccccagctctgcacacagacattgctgctgcagctccagagaaggcaacaaaagggcatctctgcagcaaACTCTagtgggagatcctttagttcctttacctacaccaagagtgcagcccctcagtgAGACAGTCTGTGGCCAAAGGGAAGgtgaagagaaacaaaatgagaaatggtacaaacaatgacatttatttgtggacaatgtgaaaaaagtaaaacaaagggaAAGAACATTCTAAATGAAACCAAGAAGTATCAAAAATTACTTTATtagaagtgatttgcagaaactggccacaGTTTAATGTtcttgaaaccatccagtcatcagtctccatactacagccttgagctccttgttcctcaggctgtagatgagggggttcagggctggaggcaccaccgagtacagaactgacagggtcagatccagggattgGGAGGACAGGGAGGGGGGCTTCATGTGAGCAAAAATTACAGTGGttatgaacagggagaccacagcaaggtgagggaggcaggtggaaaaagctttgtgccgtcccttgccagaggggatcctcatcacagccctgaagatctgcacgtaggagaaaacaatgaacacaaaacagcctaaTGCTGAAGAGGAACTAATAGCAATTAGCCCAtgttccctgaggtttgagtgtgaacaggagagcttgagaatctctgggatttcacagaaaaactggcccagggcattgccatggcacaggggaagtGAAAacgtattggccgtgtgcatgagagcattgaaaaaggcactgacccaggcagctgctgccatgtgggcacaagctctgctgcccaggagggtcccgtagtgcaggggtttgcagatggacacatagcggtcatagcacatgatagtaaggagataaaactctgctgagatgaagaacacaaagaaaaagagctgagcagcacatcctgtgtaggagatgttcctggtgtcccagagggaattgtgcatggctttggggacagtggtgcagatcatgcccaggtcactgagggccaggttgaggaggaagaagaacatgggtatgtgcaggtggtggctgcaggctacggtgctgatgatgaggcagTTGCCCagaagagcagccagggagatgcccagcaagaggcagaagtgtaggagctgcagctgccatgtgtctgccaatggcagcaggaggaagtggctgatggagctgctgttggacatttcctgtgccttggcatggggatctgtaaaaaaagtaatcatggaatacttgggtttggagaggactttaaatatcccagcacagcctcggGGCatgttccccccactgcctgcccagggctatgctgcctggagctgtccctgccagcagctgcttccctgtgcccagggctcggccctgccagtgctgccagagcccagcacagccctgggggctcagctctgctcttcagacccttcccagctcaggCATTGCCCAGGGGCAACTCtgactctgcaggctctgatgtcaacatcagagcaaccctgaggaggctagaaaagcaacactgatgctgtcTCTAAAAAGGGTGCTTGGCTGATTTCTgcactgcctggtttattcagATCTGggggattttgtttgggttttttttttagtatcattCTGATATTAAGAATATCTATGTGCTATTTCACATCCAGGCAACCTAGAGAAGTAGATTAATAAAGCAGGTCTTTCAGTTTTGTGCAACTCCTTCCTCAATGTTCTCCCTGAATAATCTACTtgcaaatgttctgcagttaaaagccatgctgggagcagtcctgaatgatgcagcatcctcaccacttccaagccttacctgctgtctcctcccacccagatcttgtcccctaGTGCTcggagcagctgccagagctggctgagagctgtccctggaaggcagcagagtccctgccccagcacagcgccctgggctgcaggaccctgctctgcaggacagccctgggcacccctggctgctctgcacaagagacaatcagagaatgtactcacagggtctgtaggcattcggatgttccagcttcaggagatggctccaggagctgcagctgcattgtcctgcagccagaggttcctgtgccaagggctggcagtgattctgccccaggcacttctcagcaccttcccagccctgactgatggaagccctctgtgcctctgtgctgtgcccaggatggctgcaggcagtgccccagccctgctgggctggcagaagagctgctcatcaagagaaatgtgcttttgaagctcttcttggttaccaggagctgtctctgtgccaggagcccagtccagctcagcagcacagacacagcacaaggactttaatgagcctctggggctttcaggccctgaacatcagttcctgagagggagctgaagaaatctctccagagctccaagtcagaatccaaccacaaagtttcttggacttttaatggttcccactgagggacatgtctgagaaagtgtccccaggccccaggcagagcagagaactggaggcagtgatggcatgttaggacaaagagaagccaagtcttggtgcacTGGGGCACCACagagtctgtgccaccaagggttgtgaggagacaccttgtcctgaggccctggggcctcctggcatagccccagccaggctgggcactgtcagccccttgtcctgccctcagcatccccccctagccaacagcccaggggccgcaaggatctgctggaaggagtccctggggagccttgaccaggaatggccctgggggcttctccatgctcccagggactgcaggttttttaaaggactttgggtttggcttttgccttgcagtctctgagggttttctgcaatcatggcctccaattatctatcgtaatgagtccctggagaggctttgtcagtaacaacactcagtggggctcattagtacttcagagtacttcagtttttaaggtacttggtgtttcccgtTTTATACAGACTCTATGAGAATGATTGTGCAATCACAGCCtcgaattatctgctgtaattagtcccttgagagcctttataagtaacaacactcagtggggctcgttaatgcttcaaggtacttcaggtattttaaggtatttggtgttaCCCTTTCGATACAgactctctgagaggtttgtgcagtcatggccccaattatctgctttaatgaatcccttgagagctttgtactgacactcagtggggctcattaatactttgagatactcaaggtttttaaggtactttggatttttctttccacacttaatatctgagaggttttttgtggaatcctggcctccaattctctcctccaaggagtccatgaggagcctgtgttggggatggcacctcagtgggaccctttcatgctttgagacattttggggtttttgtctgactctgactcctggaaaggtttttgcatctcctctcaggccctgaggttccagggctcagctccaaatgcaccacggagctcattaggatcaagcaaatcCTGACAAACAATGGCTTtgccttgattttcctctgcTCTTGTGCAGTTCAGCAGGAAGTTTTCCTTACACAATTATGGAGAAatttttcaaagagcttctatgaaatatgtaatcctattttgaagagtgtattttattactgttctctttagagaagaagtGATTTCAGCATGCTGTGATttatattgatccagggtctctcctaaggaggtctggccagggcaGAGAAGAtttaccttgagagctgacccagtgtgaacatccttgcctcacattccccaaTCCCATCTGAGAAactatttttactttcaaaaatttaaatgtttTGTTAAGACACTATCAAAATACAGCAGaatactgaataaagaaaaggatacagtgccaggagcaaaggattcagtcgCCATGCGGTTTcccacaaaatggatgttctgtcttttacacctctagcccctcccaaagtcttgtcaatctacaccttcttcactgtccagtggtggatatcactgtcttacaccttgattggaggtcaggtgctgccatagcaacaagccaaccctcccacaTGCCCCGACTattgaggccatcctgtgataacaatgcaagggggagggaaaggataactatacatctacaaaatttCTCTTAACATGGATTTAATATTCATCCCTAAATTGTGatagtcaaccatagaattattCACCCATAACAAaccctcttttctttttctaaaagtCATTTTGCTCGAACAATTAGGTAaaaaattctctctctctcttgaatgagtcataccagcatctctTAATATAGGCAagaacagtgggaacaggagaaaaagtctcaggttttccttagacacacttatttggaatggacaaaagggcatcacagaggtccagtatgacTTTggctcccatctaccgtgcctatgtggctgctacccatagtcagtgtatctttgGGGCGAGcacagaggccaactcggtcctgccctccagtctctgttgaattaaaagaacactgaggaatgatagaggtctggtatggccttttgtccctaccttaccatgcctacagggttgctacccacagcagggctatggagccttcttggtagcaaacaaaggggccaactcgGTCTTGCCCTcattcctttgtcttattttcttaaagaagctgtcccattaccttttacagtccttTGTGTACTACCCCTCAAAAGATGCTGGTAATTGTCACCCATGAAAACAGAAtgacagttctcaagctggttggtggaagcttgactctactttttgggcaccTTGGTGtctttctggttgtctttcagtctctgcttgagagtcaatgtTGTTTCACCAGCCTGGATGTTATAGTCCACTCTGGGTTCTTccactgggcctttgactctatTGCCATGAgtgcatccctgctctgcagttcacacggccgattctgtggtgagcagtacctgaaagggaccttcccacttaGGAGTTAGAGGCtcatctctccatgacttaaacACGCAATTcacaggattaatattatggattctgaaatccagggtggtagtttgagaaattgcccctttatgtcttagatCTTCTAAGATTTGTGCTGTAGACATaatttatttcttggcattgatttccccttcctcataggtggcaacctgctggggtgaggtcaggaagggtaacccaaacatcatttcatagggtgacactcccagatctgactggggttgggttctaattcttaat from Melospiza melodia melodia isolate bMelMel2 chromosome 28, bMelMel2.pri, whole genome shotgun sequence includes the following:
- the LOC134430413 gene encoding olfactory receptor 14J1-like, yielding MCYDRYVSICKPLHYGTLLGSRACAHMAAAAWVSAFFNALMHTANTFSLPLCHGNALGQFFCEIPEILKLSCSHSNLREHGLIAISSSSALGCFVFIVFSYVQIFRAVMRIPSGKGRHKAFSTCLPHLAVVSLFITTVIFAHMKPPSLSSQSLDLTLSVLYSVVPPALNPLIYSLRNKE